A section of the Portunus trituberculatus isolate SZX2019 chromosome 20, ASM1759143v1, whole genome shotgun sequence genome encodes:
- the LOC123506553 gene encoding gastrula zinc finger protein XlCGF7.1-like isoform X1 has translation MASPERREQSHSSDKAYDCTDCGKVFSKNSDLKRHVMIHTGERPYVCEVCGLGFIERVKLTFHKRHHTGERPFECSECHKTFIKKSDLKNHQKTHFGEKNFICSECGKAFLKNSDLKRHTRLHTGDRPFACILCSACFTESGKLKKHFMVHTGEKPVACTQCGKRFAQTSDLRRHNRVHTGERPYVCEVCHQNFSQRHIYKDHMKHHGVPPGPPMPRNYTRPSNAEPILPLPSNVNMMVDSAAPPGGGNRAATGRPFPASGSKTGDSSDSSSFLQVDVCVKDEVLHLGDECRPCPADLT, from the coding sequence ATGGCGTCACCCGAGCGCCGGGAACAGTCCCACTCGAGTGACAAAGCATACGACTGCACAGACTGTGGAAAAGTGTTCTCAAAAAATAGTGATCTGAAGAGACATGTGATGATCCACACAGGCGAGAGGCCATACGTGTGTGAGGTATGCGGACTTGGATTCATTGAGAGAGTAAAACTAACCTTCCACAAGCGGCACCACACGGGCGAGCGGCCCTTCGAGTGTTCCGAGTGTCACAAGACttttataaagaaaagtgaTCTCAAGAACCACCAAAAGACTCATTTTGGCGAAAAGAATTTCATCTGCAGTGAATGTGGGAAGGCATTTCTGAAGAACAGTGATCTCAAACGGCACACTAGACTCCACACAGGGGACCGCCCCTTTGCATGCATACTGTGCAGCGCATGCTTCACTGAAAGTGgcaaactgaagaaacactttaTGGTTCATACTGGTGAGAAGCCCGTTGCCTGCACCCAGTGTGGCAAGAGGTTTGCACAGACCTCAGACCTACGGCGGCACAACCGTGTCCACACAGGGGAACGGCCCTACGTCTGTGAGGTGTGCCACCAAAATTTTAGTCAGCGCCACATATATAAGGACCACATGAAGCACCATGGTGTTCCACCAGGTCCACCCATGCCCAGAAATTACACCCGACCATCAAATGCTGAACCCATCTTACCCTTGCCATCAAATGTTAACATGATGGTGGACAGTGCAGCTCCTCCTGGTGGTGGCAACAGGGCAGCCACAGGACGGCCCTTCCCAGCAAGTGGCAGCAAGACCGGTGACTCGTCAgactcttcatccttcctccaggtggatgtgtgtgtgaaggatgaaGTGCTGCATCTCGGGGACGAGTGCCGTCCCTGTCCTGCTGATCTCACttaa
- the LOC123506553 gene encoding microsomal glutathione S-transferase 3-like isoform X2, translating to MVVIEVQPEYGYCVLVAVGSSFMLIWKAMKVGHLRKKLQIKYPTMYSNDNQLFNCYQRAHQNTLENYPTFLMLLLLGGLQHPVVCAVGGTVWCLGRIAFATGYYTGDPSKRTRGTFAYLGLIAMLYSTGRLATRLLGWY from the exons atggtggtgattgaAGTGCAGCCTGAGTACGGCTATTgtgtgttggtggctgtgggaTCTTCCTTCATGTTGATCTGGAAAGCCATGAAG GTTGGCCATCTGCGAAAAAAACTCCAGATCAAGTACCCAACAATGTACAGTAATGATAATCAACTCTTCAACTGCTACCAGAGGGCACACCAAAACAC CCTTGAGAACTACCCTACCTTCctgatgctgctgcttctgGGTGGACTGCAGCATCCAGTGGTGTGTGCTGTCGGTGGCACTGTGTGGTGTCTTGGACGCATTGCCTTCGCTACCGGATATTACACTGGAG ACCCTAGCAAACGCACAAGAGGAACATTTGCTTATCTGGGCCTGATAGCAATGCTGTACAGCACTGGGCGCCTTGCCACTCGCCTCCTTGGCTGGTATTAG
- the LOC123506552 gene encoding 26S proteasome regulatory subunit 6B → MEEIGITVPSDKVEEIAEVKGPVVGGLTMVNDESARDDYNMYKRLLQNLEYLRVQEDYIKDELHNLKKEYRHAQEEVKRIQSVPLVIGQFLEAVDQNTGIVGSTTGSNYYVRILSTIDRELLKPSASVALHKHSNALVDVLPPEADSSISMLQADEKPDVAYSDIGGLDMQKQEIKEAVELPLTHFDLYKQIGIDPPRGVLMFGPPGCGKTMLAKAVAHHTTASFIRVVGSEFVQKYLGEGPRMVRDVFRLARENAPAIIFIDEIDAIATKRFDAQTGADREVQRILLELLNQMDGFDQTTNVKVIMATNRADTLDPALLRPGRLDRKIEFPLPDRRQKRLIFSTITGRMNLSEDVDLEDYVARPDRISGADINAICQEAGMHAVRENRYIVLAKDFEKAYKNNVKKDESDHEFYK, encoded by the exons GTGGAGGAGATAGCCGAGGTGAAGGGGCCGGTGGTGGGTGGCCTGACGATGGTGAATGATGAGTCTGCCCGGGATGATTACAACATGTACAAACGGCTACTGCAGAACCTAGAGTACCTCAGGGTGCAAGAGGACTACATCAAGGACGAGCTACACAACTTGAAGAAGGAGTATAGGCATGCACAAGAAGAG GTTAAAAGGATCCAGAGTGTGCCCTTGGTGATTGGGCAATTTCTGGAGGCTGTGGACCAGAACACGGGTATTGTTGGCTCCACTACAGGTTCTAACTATTATGTGCGGATCCTCTCCACTATTGACCGGGAATTACTCAAGCCGTCAGCCTCGGTGGCACTGCATAAACATAGCAATGCCCTGGTAGACGTGCTTCCCCCTGAGGCTGATTCCTCCATCTCTATGCTGCAg gcTGATGAGAAACCAGATGTGGCTTATTCAGACATTGGTGGTCTTGATATGCAGAAGCAGGAGATCAAGGAGGCTGTGGAACTACCCCTCACTCACTTTGACCTGTACAAGCAGATTGGTATTGACCCCCCAAGAGGTGTACTGATGTTTGGGCCCCCTGGCTGTGGCAAGACCATGCTGGCCAAGGCCGTggcccaccacaccactgcctccTTCATTAGGGTGGTGGGTTCTGAGTTTGTACAGAAATACCTAGGAGAGGGGCCACGCATGGTGAGGGACGTGTTCAGGCTGGCCAGGGAAAATGCACCAGCCATTATCTTCATTGATGAGATCGATGCCATTGCCACTAAGCGTTTTGATGCCCAGACTGGCGCTGACAGGGAGGTGCAGCGCATCCTGCTGGAGCTGCTCAACCAGATGGACGGCTTTGATCAGACCACCAACGTCAAG GTCATCATGGCCACCAACAGGGCAGATACACTGGACCCGGCACTCCTGCGGCCTGGACGACTTGACCGTAAGATTGAGTTCCCGCTGCCAGACCGAAGACAGAAACGTCTCATTTTCTCAACCATCACTGGAAGAATGAACCTCAGTGAAGATGTTGATTTAGAGGATTATGTTGCACGCCCTGACAGAATATCTGGTGCCGATATCAACGCCATCTGTCAAGAGGCTGGTATGCATGCTGTGCGGGAGAACAGGTACATTGTGCTAGCCAAGGACTTTGAGAAGGCCTACAAGAACaatgtgaagaaagatgagTCAGATCACGAGTTCTACAAGTAG